A genome region from Anolis carolinensis isolate JA03-04 chromosome 6, rAnoCar3.1.pri, whole genome shotgun sequence includes the following:
- the LOC103280217 gene encoding immunoglobulin superfamily member 1 isoform X3, with protein MPAFFILLLRMLIVTGEQQTQWGNYDFPIRNGQNTRFDQYFIHSSYKKMPIDPYSQLYPVLVFPLGKVAVIYCNNTFEIQDSVFLMKDGTYTGHKSYISRGHPILFDFHVKQNHGGLYQCCYGWDWFSCRIMEVLEVIIRDPSLHRPQVSFGSIPVSIGEDFTVHCRVQENANKFYFQKDGKEVPHQRPSKNEITIQRATEEYVGNYSCSYSRQFLMSKPSDSMMLLITDPHLPQPDISSSSSGPVARGGEIAIQCEIKKPTVIFYLHINENPPKRIIETDGKKCKYYFKNFSVTDQGSYRCSCALPEKPFLISNRSHSLDLFLLALLEETQASGESSFRVLRAHRATKSSGTSKAGRKHLEKELPKDDPATQQQNIVYAELKRYTSDMPQAEAETDDDVVYATITVH; from the exons ATGCCTGCTTTCTTCATCCTTTTACTCAG GATGCTCATTGTGACAGGAGAACAACAAACACAATG gGGCAATTATGACTTCCCAATCAGGAATGGCCAAAACACAAGATTTGACCAATATTTCATTCATTCCAGTTATAA AAAGATGCCCATAGATCCATACAGCCAATTGTATCCTGTTTTGGTATTCCCTCTTGGAAAAGTGGCCGTTATCTACTGTAATAACACCTTTGAGATTCAGGATTCTGTCTTTTTAATGAAAGATGGAACATACACAGGTCATAAAAGCTACATCTCTAGAGGCCATCCTATACTTTTTGATTTTCATGTGAAACAAAACCATGGAGGGTTGTACCAGTGTTGCTATGGATGGGATTGGTTTTCCTGCAGAATTATGGAAGTACTGGAAGTAATAATAAGAG ATCCCAGCTTACATAGACCACAAGTCTCCTTTGGATCTATTCCAGTAAGCATTGGAGAAGACTTTACCGTCCATTGCAGAGTCCAAGAAAATGCCAACAagttttatttccaaaaggatggGAAagaggtgcctcaccaaaggccATCCAAGAATGAGATAACCATCCAAAGAGCAACTGAGGAGTATGTAGGGAATTACAGCTGCAGCTATTCCCGTCAGTTTCTCATGTCTAAACCCAGTGACTCTATGATGCTGCTAATAACAG ATCCTCACCTACCACAGCCAGACATCTCCAGCAGCTCAAGTGGGCCAGTTGCCCGTGGGGGAGAAATTGCAATTCAGTGTGAAATTAAAAAGCCAACTGTCATATTCTATCTCCATATAAATGAAAATCCACCAAAAAGAATAATCGAAACTGATGGGAAAAAGTGCAAATACTACTTTAAGAATTTCAGCGTAACAGATCAAGGGTCGTATAGGTGCAGCTGTGCACTCCCAGAAAAGCCTTTTCTGATCTCAAACAGAAGCCATTCCCTGGACCTTTTTCTATTAG CACTATTGGAAGAAACACAAGCAAG TGGCGAAAGCTCTTTCAGAGTTTTGAGGGCTCATCGGGCTACAAAATCTTCTG GCACTTCAAAAGCTGGAAGAAAACACTTGGAGAAGGAA CTTCCAAAAGATGACCCTGCCACCCAGCAACAAAACATAGTCTATGCCGAATTGAAGAGATATACCTCAGACATGCCCCAGGCAGAAGCTGAAACTGATGATGATGTTGTCTACGCCACAATTACTGTTCATTAA
- the LOC103280217 gene encoding immunoglobulin superfamily member 1 isoform X1 — protein MPAFFILLLRMLIVTGEQQTQWGNYDFPIRNGQNTRFDQYFIHSSYKKMPIDPYSQLYPVLVFPLGKVAVIYCNNTFEIQDSVFLMKDGTYTGHKSYISRGHPILFDFHVKQNHGGLYQCCYGWDWFSCRIMEVLEVIIRDPSLHRPQVSFGSIPVSIGEDFTVHCRVQENANKFYFQKDGKEVPHQRPSKNEITIQRATEEYVGNYSCSYSRQFLMSKPSDSMMLLITDPHLPQPDISSSSSGPVARGGEIAIQCEIKKPTVIFYLHINENPPKRIIETDGKKCKYYFKNFSVTDQGSYRCSCALPEKPFLISNRSHSLDLFLLDEEANKPRHTDPIAIGVCVTFIILFLLLVIFWYKRRTDALLEETQASGESSFRVLRAHRATKSSGTSKAGRKHLEKELPKDDPATQQQNIVYAELKRYTSDMPQAEAETDDDVVYATITVH, from the exons ATGCCTGCTTTCTTCATCCTTTTACTCAG GATGCTCATTGTGACAGGAGAACAACAAACACAATG gGGCAATTATGACTTCCCAATCAGGAATGGCCAAAACACAAGATTTGACCAATATTTCATTCATTCCAGTTATAA AAAGATGCCCATAGATCCATACAGCCAATTGTATCCTGTTTTGGTATTCCCTCTTGGAAAAGTGGCCGTTATCTACTGTAATAACACCTTTGAGATTCAGGATTCTGTCTTTTTAATGAAAGATGGAACATACACAGGTCATAAAAGCTACATCTCTAGAGGCCATCCTATACTTTTTGATTTTCATGTGAAACAAAACCATGGAGGGTTGTACCAGTGTTGCTATGGATGGGATTGGTTTTCCTGCAGAATTATGGAAGTACTGGAAGTAATAATAAGAG ATCCCAGCTTACATAGACCACAAGTCTCCTTTGGATCTATTCCAGTAAGCATTGGAGAAGACTTTACCGTCCATTGCAGAGTCCAAGAAAATGCCAACAagttttatttccaaaaggatggGAAagaggtgcctcaccaaaggccATCCAAGAATGAGATAACCATCCAAAGAGCAACTGAGGAGTATGTAGGGAATTACAGCTGCAGCTATTCCCGTCAGTTTCTCATGTCTAAACCCAGTGACTCTATGATGCTGCTAATAACAG ATCCTCACCTACCACAGCCAGACATCTCCAGCAGCTCAAGTGGGCCAGTTGCCCGTGGGGGAGAAATTGCAATTCAGTGTGAAATTAAAAAGCCAACTGTCATATTCTATCTCCATATAAATGAAAATCCACCAAAAAGAATAATCGAAACTGATGGGAAAAAGTGCAAATACTACTTTAAGAATTTCAGCGTAACAGATCAAGGGTCGTATAGGTGCAGCTGTGCACTCCCAGAAAAGCCTTTTCTGATCTCAAACAGAAGCCATTCCCTGGACCTTTTTCTATTAG aTGAGGAAGCCAATAAACCCAGACACACTGATCCCATTGCCATTGGTGTATGTGTAACTTTCATCATTCTCTTCCTGCTTCTTGTTATTTTTTGGTACAAAAGAAGAACAGATG CACTATTGGAAGAAACACAAGCAAG TGGCGAAAGCTCTTTCAGAGTTTTGAGGGCTCATCGGGCTACAAAATCTTCTG GCACTTCAAAAGCTGGAAGAAAACACTTGGAGAAGGAA CTTCCAAAAGATGACCCTGCCACCCAGCAACAAAACATAGTCTATGCCGAATTGAAGAGATATACCTCAGACATGCCCCAGGCAGAAGCTGAAACTGATGATGATGTTGTCTACGCCACAATTACTGTTCATTAA
- the LOC103280217 gene encoding immunoglobulin superfamily member 1 isoform X4, with translation MPAFFILLLRMLIVTGEQQTQWGNYDFPIRNGQNTRFDQYFIHSSYKKMPIDPYSQLYPVLVFPLGKVAVIYCNNTFEIQDSVFLMKDGTYTGHKSYISRGHPILFDFHVKQNHGGLYQCCYGWDWFSCRIMEVLEVIIRDPSLHRPQVSFGSIPVSIGEDFTVHCRVQENANKFYFQKDGKEVPHQRPSKNEITIQRATEEYVGNYSCSYSRQFLMSKPSDSMMLLITDPHLPQPDISSSSSGPVARGGEIAIQCEIKKPTVIFYLHINENPPKRIIETDGKKCKYYFKNFSVTDQGSYRCSCALPEKPFLISNRSHSLDLFLLDEEANKPRHTDPIAIGVCVTFIILFLLLVIFWYKRRTDALLEETQARHFKSWKKTLGEGTSKR, from the exons ATGCCTGCTTTCTTCATCCTTTTACTCAG GATGCTCATTGTGACAGGAGAACAACAAACACAATG gGGCAATTATGACTTCCCAATCAGGAATGGCCAAAACACAAGATTTGACCAATATTTCATTCATTCCAGTTATAA AAAGATGCCCATAGATCCATACAGCCAATTGTATCCTGTTTTGGTATTCCCTCTTGGAAAAGTGGCCGTTATCTACTGTAATAACACCTTTGAGATTCAGGATTCTGTCTTTTTAATGAAAGATGGAACATACACAGGTCATAAAAGCTACATCTCTAGAGGCCATCCTATACTTTTTGATTTTCATGTGAAACAAAACCATGGAGGGTTGTACCAGTGTTGCTATGGATGGGATTGGTTTTCCTGCAGAATTATGGAAGTACTGGAAGTAATAATAAGAG ATCCCAGCTTACATAGACCACAAGTCTCCTTTGGATCTATTCCAGTAAGCATTGGAGAAGACTTTACCGTCCATTGCAGAGTCCAAGAAAATGCCAACAagttttatttccaaaaggatggGAAagaggtgcctcaccaaaggccATCCAAGAATGAGATAACCATCCAAAGAGCAACTGAGGAGTATGTAGGGAATTACAGCTGCAGCTATTCCCGTCAGTTTCTCATGTCTAAACCCAGTGACTCTATGATGCTGCTAATAACAG ATCCTCACCTACCACAGCCAGACATCTCCAGCAGCTCAAGTGGGCCAGTTGCCCGTGGGGGAGAAATTGCAATTCAGTGTGAAATTAAAAAGCCAACTGTCATATTCTATCTCCATATAAATGAAAATCCACCAAAAAGAATAATCGAAACTGATGGGAAAAAGTGCAAATACTACTTTAAGAATTTCAGCGTAACAGATCAAGGGTCGTATAGGTGCAGCTGTGCACTCCCAGAAAAGCCTTTTCTGATCTCAAACAGAAGCCATTCCCTGGACCTTTTTCTATTAG aTGAGGAAGCCAATAAACCCAGACACACTGATCCCATTGCCATTGGTGTATGTGTAACTTTCATCATTCTCTTCCTGCTTCTTGTTATTTTTTGGTACAAAAGAAGAACAGATG CACTATTGGAAGAAACACAAGCAAG GCACTTCAAAAGCTGGAAGAAAACACTTGGAGAAGGAA CTTCCAAAAGATGA
- the LOC103280217 gene encoding immunoglobulin superfamily member 1 isoform X2 codes for MLIVTGEQQTQWGNYDFPIRNGQNTRFDQYFIHSSYKKMPIDPYSQLYPVLVFPLGKVAVIYCNNTFEIQDSVFLMKDGTYTGHKSYISRGHPILFDFHVKQNHGGLYQCCYGWDWFSCRIMEVLEVIIRDPSLHRPQVSFGSIPVSIGEDFTVHCRVQENANKFYFQKDGKEVPHQRPSKNEITIQRATEEYVGNYSCSYSRQFLMSKPSDSMMLLITDPHLPQPDISSSSSGPVARGGEIAIQCEIKKPTVIFYLHINENPPKRIIETDGKKCKYYFKNFSVTDQGSYRCSCALPEKPFLISNRSHSLDLFLLDEEANKPRHTDPIAIGVCVTFIILFLLLVIFWYKRRTDALLEETQASGESSFRVLRAHRATKSSGTSKAGRKHLEKELPKDDPATQQQNIVYAELKRYTSDMPQAEAETDDDVVYATITVH; via the exons ATGCTCATTGTGACAGGAGAACAACAAACACAATG gGGCAATTATGACTTCCCAATCAGGAATGGCCAAAACACAAGATTTGACCAATATTTCATTCATTCCAGTTATAA AAAGATGCCCATAGATCCATACAGCCAATTGTATCCTGTTTTGGTATTCCCTCTTGGAAAAGTGGCCGTTATCTACTGTAATAACACCTTTGAGATTCAGGATTCTGTCTTTTTAATGAAAGATGGAACATACACAGGTCATAAAAGCTACATCTCTAGAGGCCATCCTATACTTTTTGATTTTCATGTGAAACAAAACCATGGAGGGTTGTACCAGTGTTGCTATGGATGGGATTGGTTTTCCTGCAGAATTATGGAAGTACTGGAAGTAATAATAAGAG ATCCCAGCTTACATAGACCACAAGTCTCCTTTGGATCTATTCCAGTAAGCATTGGAGAAGACTTTACCGTCCATTGCAGAGTCCAAGAAAATGCCAACAagttttatttccaaaaggatggGAAagaggtgcctcaccaaaggccATCCAAGAATGAGATAACCATCCAAAGAGCAACTGAGGAGTATGTAGGGAATTACAGCTGCAGCTATTCCCGTCAGTTTCTCATGTCTAAACCCAGTGACTCTATGATGCTGCTAATAACAG ATCCTCACCTACCACAGCCAGACATCTCCAGCAGCTCAAGTGGGCCAGTTGCCCGTGGGGGAGAAATTGCAATTCAGTGTGAAATTAAAAAGCCAACTGTCATATTCTATCTCCATATAAATGAAAATCCACCAAAAAGAATAATCGAAACTGATGGGAAAAAGTGCAAATACTACTTTAAGAATTTCAGCGTAACAGATCAAGGGTCGTATAGGTGCAGCTGTGCACTCCCAGAAAAGCCTTTTCTGATCTCAAACAGAAGCCATTCCCTGGACCTTTTTCTATTAG aTGAGGAAGCCAATAAACCCAGACACACTGATCCCATTGCCATTGGTGTATGTGTAACTTTCATCATTCTCTTCCTGCTTCTTGTTATTTTTTGGTACAAAAGAAGAACAGATG CACTATTGGAAGAAACACAAGCAAG TGGCGAAAGCTCTTTCAGAGTTTTGAGGGCTCATCGGGCTACAAAATCTTCTG GCACTTCAAAAGCTGGAAGAAAACACTTGGAGAAGGAA CTTCCAAAAGATGACCCTGCCACCCAGCAACAAAACATAGTCTATGCCGAATTGAAGAGATATACCTCAGACATGCCCCAGGCAGAAGCTGAAACTGATGATGATGTTGTCTACGCCACAATTACTGTTCATTAA